In the genome of Candidatus Hydrogenedentota bacterium, one region contains:
- a CDS encoding radical SAM protein produces the protein MDGAQKAERIDSVLPAVEGLLRECCLCGHRCQAARLENAPGVCRTTSRDRFHVRYASATLHFGEEPPLVGSGGSGTVFFTHCNLRCVFCQNYQISQMGLGEDVSYTALAGVFLELQERGAGNINLVTPTHYIYPILLGLGTAFRDGLRLPLVYNTNGYDSVELLQLLDGIIDIYLPDLKYMDAACARKYSKAKAYPDVAKEAIKEMYRQAGPLQTEGGMAWRGVIIRHLILPENISGSYEFLLWLKDEHMENVTLSLMSQYAPRHRADEFPELRSRVSRKEYRDIVMYAAGLGFEHLLVQGLDSSDYYLPDFERCEPFDV, from the coding sequence ATGGACGGCGCCCAGAAGGCGGAGCGCATCGACTCGGTGCTTCCGGCGGTCGAGGGGCTGCTGCGCGAGTGTTGCCTGTGCGGGCATCGTTGCCAAGCGGCCCGGCTGGAGAATGCGCCGGGCGTGTGCCGCACGACGTCGCGCGACCGATTCCACGTCCGGTACGCATCCGCGACGCTGCATTTTGGCGAAGAGCCGCCGCTGGTGGGTTCGGGCGGGTCGGGGACGGTCTTCTTCACGCACTGCAACCTGCGCTGCGTGTTCTGCCAGAACTACCAGATAAGCCAGATGGGACTGGGCGAAGACGTATCGTACACGGCGCTGGCGGGCGTGTTCCTCGAATTGCAGGAGCGGGGCGCGGGGAACATCAATCTCGTGACGCCCACGCATTACATCTATCCGATATTGCTGGGGTTGGGCACCGCGTTCCGGGACGGGTTGCGGCTGCCCCTTGTCTACAACACGAACGGCTATGACAGCGTCGAACTGCTCCAGCTGCTCGACGGGATCATCGATATCTATTTACCCGATCTCAAGTATATGGACGCGGCGTGCGCCCGGAAATACTCGAAAGCGAAGGCCTATCCGGACGTGGCCAAAGAGGCCATTAAAGAGATGTACCGGCAGGCGGGGCCATTGCAGACCGAAGGCGGCATGGCGTGGCGTGGCGTCATCATTCGTCATTTGATTCTTCCTGAGAACATCTCAGGCAGCTACGAATTTCTGCTCTGGCTCAAGGACGAGCACATGGAGAACGTGACGCTCAGTTTGATGAGCCAATACGCACCGCGGCACCGGGCCGACGAGTTTCCCGAATTACGCTCAAGGGTTTCGCGCAAAGAATACCGGGATATTGTGATGTACGCCGCCGGCCTGGGCTTCGAGCACCTGCTCGTGCAAGGCCTCGACAGCAGCGATTATTATTTGCCCGATTTTGAGAGATGCGAGCCGTTCGATGTCTGA
- a CDS encoding thioesterase family protein, translated as MSSTFEHEFTAGWGDMDFNGHMRNTAYLDLSGTVRMMYFEACGFPMQAFEELQFGPVIFKDEIEYLKELRLLERVRVTLELAALSKNAGRFRIRNRFFHTDGRPVAVVTSAGGWLSFRERKLVPPPDALAEVLRGLPRAGDFEEI; from the coding sequence ATGAGCAGCACCTTCGAGCACGAATTCACGGCAGGCTGGGGCGACATGGACTTCAACGGGCACATGCGCAACACGGCATACCTGGACCTGAGCGGCACCGTTCGCATGATGTACTTTGAAGCTTGCGGATTCCCGATGCAGGCGTTCGAGGAACTCCAGTTCGGCCCGGTGATTTTCAAGGACGAAATTGAGTACCTCAAGGAACTCCGGCTGCTCGAGCGTGTGCGTGTCACACTCGAACTCGCGGCACTGAGCAAGAACGCGGGCCGGTTCCGCATCCGCAACCGCTTCTTCCACACAGACGGCCGCCCGGTGGCGGTCGTCACAAGCGCGGGTGGTTGGCTCAGCTTCCGCGAACGCAAACTCGTCCCGCCGCCGGACGCCCTGGCCGAGGTTCTGCGCGGCCTGCCCCGGGCCGGGGACTTCGAGGAGATATGA